The sequence below is a genomic window from Pelmatolapia mariae isolate MD_Pm_ZW linkage group LG9, Pm_UMD_F_2, whole genome shotgun sequence.
AATCAGCAACTACAAAGGGTGTGTGTTCGTTGGAGTGCGTTGCGTGTATAGGTACACAGAGTCCTCAAGATGGGCCACAGAAACAAACCGACACAGTCCACACAATCCCGATTCCCCATCACTCCACTTTGTGACGATAGATGTCTTTTAAGGCTCTAAGCTCTTCTATCAGAGTCTTATTTTGATTTTCCAGCACGGCCACGCGATTCTCAAGGCACCTGACATATTCCTTCTTCTTCCGCCGACACTCACGGGCAGCTTCCCTGGAAGCAGTGGACAACAGAGGACTCATTAAAGCTGTTAATCTGAGAACAACACATACAAAAAGCCTACCACGAAAGGTTAAGATGATTATCTTTTTGAAGGCGTTACCATTCAAAAACCTCCAGGCTAGGTCTTTTACATCACAGCCAACCAAAGGAGGATCTTACAAAGTAAACAATGATTCACTGATAAATAGCCGATCATAGTAAAATCACAGTGTAGGGAAGAAATGCAGGAAAAAAGACAACCAAGAAAAGCTCGCGTTGGAAACAGCTGTTTACAGCAAGCACATAGTCAACACACAATATAGAGTACTCTGTTTGCTCACCGCCAAAATCACTATTATCCACATAAACgcgtatatgtatatatgcgcacaaaatttgacattttaaccTCCATGTGAGACAACTCACTCCACACACCAAACACGGGATACAGAGAAGGTAACGTGAGGACAAATAAGAATTAGAAGATAAAGAGTGTGGATGAAGGTGAATTATGTGGTGAACTAATGACGTGCTATAAAACTTATTATTACATGGACATGTCATGTATTATCATGCAGATGATTGTATATTATACAACAGACACAGCAGGAATGAGATAAGATATATTCCCCAAGGATATACTTTGAATCTATCCAGCTGACACTGGATTATTTAAATTGTTGTTGTTACTGTGTTGGCACGAATGCCTTATTATCTGGGTTATATTGTCCAAGAGAATGAATGTAAGCACTCCTCTATACCTGTTCTTCATCAAGCGCAGCTCCCTCTTCTGTAAGGCATCCTCTATAAGTTTCTGGGAGCTGTGAGCACTGGGCCCTGCGACACCCTGAGGGAGGCTGGAAGTGGGGTTACGCAGCTGGCAGCCAGTCAGGTCACCAGGGGTGCCTAGGGAGACGCAAAACAACACATCAGACTCAGGGATTTGGTCATAcgttttaggctaatagtttACATCCTTAATAGACAGAATGTTTATTAATGAAACTgtattttgcagtttttcatgTAAAATAAAAGTTCAGTATGACACTTGATTGAGTAGCTTTGCAGAACCACTTTTAGCAGCAAGAACTTTAAGTAATCATTCCCTGACTTTATCTGCCTTTTACGTcatttgattagcagcggctcactgctacttaccctcttaattcctatggacaCAGTAAGGCGACACAGTAAGGCTGTACTCATGAAAGATGACATTTACTGAAGTTGTTATGTCATGTAAATTTTTCGCTTGCTTAAATTATTAAATCAAAAGCCGGAAGACTTTTGTTGCAGTTGGTTGAGTAGCTACAGTTGCTATCACAGCTACTGGAGTTAGAGATCCAGTAACAAGCAGCATCTTTAACTCTTTTCCCCATAAAGACAACATTTCACGACCTCCCCTGTACCCTTAATAATGAGTTTTGACACCTCAGTATATGTCAATAAAGACCAGCAGGCATTCAAAGGGGTAAAGAGTTCAAATTGGTAGTGTGAAAAGTGTTTTGTGGAACAGCCTCTTTCAAACCCAAAATCATAAtctaattttcacatttttattcaacATCAACATGCtatctatttattttaatttaatgatcGACAAAATTAAAGCACACAGCCTGAATAATCCTGGAACTTGTTGTAACTGCAAGTTCCCATCAAACAGAATTCagattttaaatggttttatcACACGCTCACCCAGTATGATGCTTAAAGCTATAATAAGAAACAGAAATAATTAGAGCATGAGTGACTCAGTTGCATGTATTCTGACAAAATCTTATCGAATCAAGCCAGTGTATGATGCTGTGAGAGAAATAGACACTGAGAGATGGTGCCATTCCTGTCCACTTCTCCTTCTGTTCATTGTTTGGTCAGCACCAGTAGGACTCATTAATTCTGTGATATGTTGGAACTGCGAAAAGAGCCGTATGTAACCACAGTGTGGCCGGCAGCTGACGTCAGTGTGCATCTTATTCATTGGGTGCATGTGCATGTCGCTGCTGGGGGGCCTGTTCCAGGAAAAGCAGTGACGTCAGCCAGTGCTGCTATGTGCTCTGAGTGGGCAGAGTGCTGAAGCATttcacaaagagagagaggcagagaaacagagagacacaggcAGAGCCTGTGAAAATGTTTCCTACCGGAGCAAGCTTGTTGCAGCTGACCGTGGAAAACGAGGATAATCTCTATTTTTTTCGGATCATCCGCTACTTTTTTCAGAGGACCCTACTTGTGACATTATTTTGAGGAAGTTACTGAGCTTAACTGAGCTGGTTTGGGGaaaaactgactgaaaacaTATAAAGAAGAGAAAAGCGAGCATCGCAATAATCTCTTTTTTTCCAGTCTAAAAGCTCCTAACTTATTTTAACTGTGAATTTTCCCACTCACCATAAACTCACGAATCTCACTAACTCTTAAAGAGACAGtccaacaaaacaacaatctgAAAACGCACTCTCACAAAGATCCGGTAATAAAAGAGACATACCTGTTTCTGTCTCATCCCCAGTCACAGCCATACTGTATACACTCCCAGCTTTTCCAAGAGAAACTGCTCCTTTCAGAGTCTTCTCTCTCACTGAAACATTACCATGGCCAACAGtggagctgtgtgtgtgcaatttACAATTAGAGGCATTGACATCACCATGACATCACTGGCCTCCTGATGTCAACAGTATGGTTTGCTCTCTCCCGACACAGCGCTATGAGTCAGGGGCTCTGCTGTTTGTCTTTGGAGAGGAATTTTTTATCAGCTAGACTGAAGCGCCTCTTCAGCTCCGAAGCAAACAGGCAGCTGAAGGCACAGAGTATGACTGCAATATTGAAAACCTGCTTTCTCAGAGCAGAACAAAAAGTCACCAGTGTGTGATAGGAACTCTTATGTGGTgtcacatttgtacttttattcAAATTAGATCTATACAGTAAATAGACAGGCTACTGATATCGATAAAGTTATCGATTGAACAAATATAAATAGCTCTCGTCCTTCTGCCACAGCAACTTCCATACCCCAAGCTAAAGGAGTTGGCTCCCCCTGCAGGCATCACAGAGGTATGATCTAAGTAATTGGAATGATGTAAAAGCTTGATGACGTCTGTACGTGTGTATTTCTCCCAAATTTCTATGTTACTTTCTCAGTCTTTTGAGTTGGCGGGGAATTACTGGTAGAGGAAGCACTTAGATCCTTGACTTAAGTTGAATTTGCAACCTCactgtaaaaacacacagtgagagAAGTGAAAGCTAAAGTGTTAAATATTCAAATGGACTTTTACACTGTCCAACTTTGGATCATTATGTGATTAACACACAGAGAGATGTACATAAACATGCTTTGGGTCGAGGTGGAGTtcgttctttctttttatgctcTTTTGGAAATGCATCATATTTCAAGATCATCGCAAATTTTGCAGGGTGGTAAGTCATCAGTAGCGCGGAGAATAAAGAGTGAATAGAGAATCGGAGAAACAGGCTGAAAATCTGAATACTGTATAAGTTGGTATGGAGGCCAAATATAGACTATGAATAATGAAACCTATCTGCTGGACTTTGAATCTCATCTATCTTTCAGATGATTtaagataaaaatgtaaatataaaggCACACACACTGAGGGGAGTTGTATCTGATTTTCtcttgttggtgttgttcctgcATCATCATAATAATGCTGGTCCAGTATCAACATGGAAACTGACCAATCACGTTGCTGTGTGATAGCTTTGGAATGCGgtggaaaatagaaaaaaaagcttttgtttatataaaactCTCTTCTGAAAGAAATGGTAAGGatttcaagtgttttctttattgaacataataataatgcattatcaaattcagttttctgcTAGTCAAATTTGGTCAATTGTGTTGGTTTGCTTGTGATAGTTTTTATAGCATTAGCTAACTTCTTGGCTTATGCTAACTGAATACTCAGACAACCTGATTGGTCAGTTGATGGACTGGCGAGGCGTCTGCAGTAGTGCGGATGCTCTACCTGTGGTGAAAAGAGAGCTAAGCATGAAAGCAAAGCTGTCGATATACAGGTTGGTCTACATTCCAACCCTTGCCTATGGTGACGAGTTGTGGCTAGTGATCAAAAGAATGAGATCACAGATACAAACAGTGGAAATTTCCTCAGGAGGGTGGCCGGGCTCAGCCTTAGCAATAGCAGCTCGGTCATTTTTGAGGaactcagagtagagctgctactcGTCCACACTGAAAGAAGGCAGTTATGGTGGTTCAACATCTTACTGAGATGCTTCCTAGCCACAATCTACGTGAGGTTTTCCAGCCATCATAGTGGGACGAGGCATGGGGGCAGAGCCACAACATGTTGGGGAGATTACATTCCTCAGCTGGCTTAGGAAAGCCTTGGTCTCCccagaagagctggaggaggtggctggggaaaAGGATGTCTGACTGTTGCTCTTCCTACCTGGACCTGGATAAGTGTCAGAAAGTGCATAGATGGATGGAAGATATAAAACTGAGTGAAAAAGGTAGCTTTCCTCACTCTGAAAAGTGTAGACAATGCCGGTTACAAAGGCTGGTTACAGAAAAGGTGATGGGACAACTTCATTTGGCTTCcccagtaaacactttcctgatgagtttatgctCCCAATCCCTAGTGAGCGTAGAGTATGCAAATCTACCAACAGACGAGCATACAATATTATCAGATAGTCAATTCTGATGTGTCTCATAGATGGTAACTACATACAAGGGCCTTATATTGACTATAACAAACAGTGTGTGGTTTTCCTGGAGCTTAATATTGTCCTCTGGCATTTATACAGTTCGTGTAGGAAATGCCTGTTTTTGCTTCTACAGTTCTTAGTCACCCAGTGTAGCAACTCAGCAGCAGCACAAGGGCAATCAGCTGCTACCTAGAAGTGATAGCATATCATTGAGAGCATCTCTGCTGTACTCACAGGTTTCTGGTGGAGGACTTGGTGTGCGTGTGCTGGCCGTGGCAATTGATGTCAGGTTCTGTGTACTGATTTGGAAGTTGACCAGAGTgcctgttaaaaaaagaaaagttgagGTTTAATGCATCACTGCTTTGTTTATCAGTTGCAGCAGGAACATTCCCCCTCTTTAATATCTGTTTCTTGTTATAACAGAGATGTAAAAAACTGCAGGAATCCAGAGGAAGCAGCACCATCCTGTCACTACTTTTGCTTTTGACacttcaaaaacacacacatgagtCTGGAAATAAGGGGTTACCTGGTAAGGAATACGCAGTATTGGGGTGCTGTGCCCAATTCTGGATCCCTCCACAGCACTGAAGAGAAGTGCTTAATGGATACTGGAGTGTTTGTGTCCTAGTCATAGCCATAGATGGCAGGTTCTCTACCTTATTAGGCATTATCGTGGCAGGAACTCTTTGAAAAAGCCCATCTGGGATGGTAAAAAGGCCCATTACATATTAGCAGTTTGAGATGTCACAGGTTCAAATTATCTGCTCTAATTGTACTGAACTCATGTGATGGTAATGTTGTTTAGCTGGAGTGTGGTAGTGATTTGTAAACTGTGTAATCACGGCATGCTTACTGTTCTGTTTGCAGCTCTTTTGCTGGTCAACAGGCAGCTGATATTTCTCATCTGTCTTCATTTGATTCATTCTGAGAGGCACTGGTTCAATCGTAAATCACGTGTTTGTGCTAGTTCCTGGGGTAAACAGAAGAAGGTAACGTTACTCAcattaagaaaatgaaatgagagTTGCATCTATGAGGAAACCATTGCCACATTGGCACCTCTTAGATGTACTTAGATTCTAGAGATATTGCACTTTAGTAAAATATGACTGTGACTGTTTAGTCAAGCCCCCAGAAGAGATGACTCAACCAGTTCCTGGAGTTTATGAACCACTTCTCTATTTAGCCTCAGTGTTCAGCTTTGCATTATGCAAATCGGGGGTTTGAAGTATAGCGTGTGGTTTGCAGTAagatatacagtactgtgaaaaTCAGGTCTTGAGCCACacctcatttctttgtatttttcttgGAAAATAGGGAATGGCTGCAGTGATTTACTGAAACGTGTCTAAACATGCATGGAAATACGGTATATAAGcaaaattgaaaaagaaaaaaagttattttcatGAACAGGCTTCTTAAAGGATATTCAAagcttgtctttttatttttctctctttttgttcccTTCCCTGTCAAGATGCTTCTTCCATAATGTCCAGGTCCAGCctttggggaggccaatccatgactgttagtgttgcattgtgtttttctatccaggtatgcttttactgtcaCAGTCCAGTTATTATGTAATTTGGCAAACCTTTCTTATCTTAAGAATGGCTTTTTGACAGTCACCCTtccacttcttcttctgttctctATCTTGCagtatcatttttttaaagactgcaAGCACCATGCTGAGCTATGCTAAGCAATGCTaaattttcagctaatagctctttagCACTTTTCCAAAAGTGCTATTTTattcctgtcaaactgtgttatatctgtattttggattttttttttcataaatggGACCAATTTACATGTTATTATACGTGTTATAAATTACTGGAGTGCAAATAAAAAAGTGTCTAAATGTCTAGTTTCAAATTGGgtattttttgctgttttcaccTCTTCATCATTCTCATCATTCATAGGTTAAAAAAATCCTCTGAAAATTATCAGGTTAATTATCAGACtaaattgaaaatgaattcaaaaaacaaccaaagaaacactttgaaaGACCCTTTTAAGCTTAttggaagtaaaatataaagaaaagaggGGTACCTAAAGACTTTTGCACTGCCCTGTAAGTAACATATGCCTCAGATTTTGGTTAACAAAAATGGAACAAAAAGTGGACGACAGACACTGGCTCAGTTGAGATTTTGTTTCACATCAATAACCTTTTGCTGCGATTAGCTGCCACATATTTGGTAACCAATGTAAAAAGATGTTAAATGGTCATGTAAAAAACAATATCATGTTGGTCAAGCGTCCTGGCAACTAACTGATATTTTAGCACGTGTAAAGCATTTAGCTAGAACTAGAACTTGTTAGTAAACAAATATATTGTGCCGACATTGTACGGCCTGTATGTACACAATGCTGTATTTGTGTGAATGagtcttaaaagaaaaacttacCTTAgtagatgatgatgattaactgatgcagttatttatttatttattttttttggcgtgtgtgtgtgtatcagtgaGCCCGTTAGGcagtgtgttttttctcttgcCCATTCTGATTGGTTGATTTGCTCAGTACAAACTGGAATTGTTATTATTCGAATACTGAGCTGTTAGTATGGTAAAAATATCAAATGCAAGAGAACGCCATTTTCAAACAGTTTACAAGTTTTATTTGATTAATTTTCTTCCACAATTATCAGGTTTGTGTCGGCTTTTACTGTGAAATTGGAGCTTGGCTCTTGAGCTGCCTGGTAAAGTTGCCGCATATTTGTGAAACctaaggtaaaaaaacaaacaaaccccaaaaaacccaaacacgTTTTCTAATACCAAAACATTTCCCATCATAACCCAGAGAATATGAAGAATATGACATTTTTGATGGTCAATCCCTAAGCAGTCGCCGTAGTTTGGGTGATACCATTTTAAATGGGTGTTCTCGTGATGTTGATTTAAggggtttatttttattacaaagaGATTTggaataaattatttaaaatattaaactaTTATTCAATACAAGTAACCACAGGGAATGGCAACAGTATATTTTATGACTATTACCCATCTTGATAATACATCGGCATCTAACAAAATGGTATAATCCAAGAGGTAGGGAAGACCTGTAAGTGAGACAAATCAAGCCTGTGACAGCGGAGAAATCGGAGTTTTATAACAAGTAATTACTGTACAGAGGTAAGTACTATCCAGGAGTCCTCGCTCGACCTTAGTGAACTGTTTTGTTTAACAGCAGCACCGTGTTCTGCCGAGCTGTCAGTGTAAATGTGGGAAAATTGTGAAGAAGATGACAGTTTTGCTAGCGATAGCTGAGCTACTGTTAGCTTGCTGCTAG
It includes:
- the LOC134634542 gene encoding cAMP-responsive element modulator-like yields the protein MAVTGDETETGTPGDLTGCQLRNPTSSLPQGVAGPSAHSSQKLIEDALQKRELRLMKNREAARECRRKKKEYVRCLENRVAVLENQNKTLIEELRALKDIYRHKVE